In a single window of the Solea senegalensis isolate Sse05_10M linkage group LG1, IFAPA_SoseM_1, whole genome shotgun sequence genome:
- the LOC122784246 gene encoding somatomedin-B and thrombospondin type-1 domain-containing protein isoform X1, which translates to MMGSSVEFACLLLMLSTLGKNLLVSGGCSGKCCRGRDLICFTKDWRMDRVFGTCYCDESCVRTKDCCFDYFTECPAQDCAVSDWSFWSGCAKHCQPSVRVRVRHVEQRPSNSGEPCPSLEQQAGCREYRDHQGNHCGLNSGPAFIASMEFGKGRRRHDSYGNPLDPGFCVEFTLKSRTPHCTVENRPHTHWMRYITEGFKVCVACEPPAMRNNSGNCQGDGQESDKYELTRSFAPLAGGGESSVSWDVEEDADNPAVRLSTTTQLCLHLIQTKQHRNRTVLWCGVHTQMPLSTKITCSDQMLARGTLLTEMLNA; encoded by the exons ATGATGGGATCCTCTGTGGAGTTCGCCTGCTTGCTGCTGATGCTTTCTACGCTGGGAAAGAACCTCCTGGTGTCCGGCGGTTGTTCGGGCAAATGCTGTCGGGGCAGAGACTTGATCTGTTTCACCAAAGACTGGAGGATGGACCGCGTGTTTGGGACTTGTTACTGCGACGAAAGCTGCGTCAGGACCAAGGACTGCTGCTTTGACTACTTCACAGAGTGTCCAG CTCaggactgtgctgtgagcgacTGGAGCTTCTGGAGCGGCTGTGCAAAGCATTGCCAGCCCTCGGTGCGAGTCCGTGTCCGTCATGTCGAGCAGAGGCCCAGTAACAGTGGAGAGCCATGTCCCAGCCTGGAGCAACAAGCCGGCTGCAGGGAGTACAGAGATCACCAGGGTAACCACTGTGGACTCAACTcag GTCCTGCATTCATTGCCAGCATGGAGTTTGGCAAAGGAAGGCGCAGACATGACAGCTATGGAAACCCCCTGGACCCTGG GTTCTGTGTGGAATTCACACTGAAATCCAGGACACCCCACTGTACTGTTGAGAACAGGccccacacacactggatgCGCTACATAACCGAGggctttaaagtgtgtgtggcgtgtgaaCCGCCTGCCATGAGAAACAATAGTGGCAACTGCCAAGGAGATGGTCAGGAATCAGACAAGTATGAACTTACG AGGAGCTTTGCTCCACTGGCAGGCGGTGGGGAATCCTCAGTGTCGTGGGACGTGGAAGAAGATGCAGACAACCCAGCAGTGCGATTGTCCACCACAACACAGCTTTGTCTTCATCTGatccaaacaaagcagcacagaaacagaacagtgCTCTGGTGTGGAGTTCACACCCAAATGCCCCTCAGCACGAAAATAACGTGTTCAGATCAGATGCTTGCACGCGGCACGCTTCTCACTGAGATGCTTAATGCTTGA
- the terf1 gene encoding telomeric repeat-binding factor 1 isoform X2, with protein MEAETSNKSVTEANDAEQSVSFQRVKAVATGWIVDFVFVSLCRHFKEGKFEDFNETLTVFEAISQSSSPTADEYAEKTMICAFIARVMHGKHLDSQFEEDDSVMPLVSAAKIWSRLEVTVADESVFENITVLLCVQSVAVCLENGQTSSASSALNWFKNNYELPQKVRAKLATIVSQRETYDPLLRRFSFNKLLETVKSFLDAYLQKNPSDNLLKEATKMVLSSQNCEALEDSGTEDAETEDTETKDKSLSETACKMKVEDVKTKRKLMSTKITDVWKPDSCKKPCVSIRRLSKNELSEIISDKSLNTTVVQKKRKTRQKWTWQLDTYLRKGVDCHGPGKWSRILLDYDFEGRTATMLKDRWRVLLKSHAVS; from the exons ATGGAAGCTGAAACTAGCAATAAAAGCGTCACAGAAGCTAATGATGCGGAGCAAAGTGTCAGTTTTCAACGTGTCAAAGCTGTAGCTACGGGGTGGATAGTGGACTTCGTGTTTGTAAGTCTGTGTCGACACTTCAAGGAAGGAAAGTTCGAAGATTTCAATGAGACGCTTACAGTTTTCGAGG CCATATCGCAGAGTTCATCTCCAACGGCAGACGAATACGCAGAGAAGACAATGATATGCGCCTTCATCGCCAGAGTCATGCATGGGAAGCACTTGG ATTCCCAGTTTGAGGAGGATGACTCTGTGATGCCTCTCGTGTCTGCTGCCAAAATATGGTCGAGACTGGAGGTCACTGTGGCAGACGAAAGTGTGTTTGAAAACATAACTGTTCTTTTGTGTGTTCAG TCTGTGGCTGTGTGCTTGGAGAACGGCCAAACATCTTCTGCTTCCTCAGCTCTCAACTGGTTCAAGAACAACTATGAGCTCCCTCAG AAAGTGAGAGCAAAGCTGGCAACAATAGTGTCACAGAGGGAAACTTATGACCCGTTACTCAGGCGCTTCAGCTTTAACAAGTTGCTGGAGACAGTCAAGTCTTTCTTGGATGCTTATCTTCAAAAGAATCCCTCTGACAACCTTCTAAAG GAAGCCACAAAGATGGTCCTGTCGTCACAGAACTGTGAGGCTTTAGAGGACAGTGGGACAGAGGacgcagagacagaggacacagagacaaaggacAAATCTCTCTCTGAAACGGCCTGCAAAATGAAAGTAGAGGATGTGAA AACAAAACGGAAGCTTATGTCAACAAAAATCACTGACGTATGGAAACCTGATTCGTGCAAGAAGCCATGCGTCTCCATCAGAAGACTCTCCAAGAATG AGTTGTCTGAGATAATTTCAGACAAGTCATTGAATACAACCGTGgtccaaaagaaaagaaaaacaaggcag AAATGGACATGGCAGCTGGACACGTACCTCAGGAAGGGTGTGGATTGTCATGGCCCGGGAAAGTGGTCTCGCATTTTACTGGACTATGACTTCGAAGGACGCACAGCAACCATGCTCAAAGACCGATGGAGAGTTTTACTGAAGTCACATGCAGTGAGCTGA
- the terf1 gene encoding telomeric repeat-binding factor 1 isoform X1 — protein sequence MEAETSNKSVTEANDAEQSVSFQRVKAVATGWIVDFVFVSLCRHFKEGKFEDFNETLTVFEAISQSSSPTADEYAEKTMICAFIARVMHGKHLDSQFEEDDSVMPLVSAAKIWSRLEVTVADESVFENITVLLCVQSVAVCLENGQTSSASSALNWFKNNYELPQKVRAKLATIVSQRETYDPLLRRFSFNKLLETVKSFLDAYLQKNPSDNLLKEATKMVLSSQNCEALEDSGTEDAETEDTETKDKSLSETACKMKVEDVKKKEGTVLRTKRKLMSTKITDVWKPDSCKKPCVSIRRLSKNELSEIISDKSLNTTVVQKKRKTRQKWTWQLDTYLRKGVDCHGPGKWSRILLDYDFEGRTATMLKDRWRVLLKSHAVS from the exons ATGGAAGCTGAAACTAGCAATAAAAGCGTCACAGAAGCTAATGATGCGGAGCAAAGTGTCAGTTTTCAACGTGTCAAAGCTGTAGCTACGGGGTGGATAGTGGACTTCGTGTTTGTAAGTCTGTGTCGACACTTCAAGGAAGGAAAGTTCGAAGATTTCAATGAGACGCTTACAGTTTTCGAGG CCATATCGCAGAGTTCATCTCCAACGGCAGACGAATACGCAGAGAAGACAATGATATGCGCCTTCATCGCCAGAGTCATGCATGGGAAGCACTTGG ATTCCCAGTTTGAGGAGGATGACTCTGTGATGCCTCTCGTGTCTGCTGCCAAAATATGGTCGAGACTGGAGGTCACTGTGGCAGACGAAAGTGTGTTTGAAAACATAACTGTTCTTTTGTGTGTTCAG TCTGTGGCTGTGTGCTTGGAGAACGGCCAAACATCTTCTGCTTCCTCAGCTCTCAACTGGTTCAAGAACAACTATGAGCTCCCTCAG AAAGTGAGAGCAAAGCTGGCAACAATAGTGTCACAGAGGGAAACTTATGACCCGTTACTCAGGCGCTTCAGCTTTAACAAGTTGCTGGAGACAGTCAAGTCTTTCTTGGATGCTTATCTTCAAAAGAATCCCTCTGACAACCTTCTAAAG GAAGCCACAAAGATGGTCCTGTCGTCACAGAACTGTGAGGCTTTAGAGGACAGTGGGACAGAGGacgcagagacagaggacacagagacaaaggacAAATCTCTCTCTGAAACGGCCTGCAAAATGAAAGTAGAGGATGTGAA GAAAAAGGAGGGAACTGTTTTGAG AACAAAACGGAAGCTTATGTCAACAAAAATCACTGACGTATGGAAACCTGATTCGTGCAAGAAGCCATGCGTCTCCATCAGAAGACTCTCCAAGAATG AGTTGTCTGAGATAATTTCAGACAAGTCATTGAATACAACCGTGgtccaaaagaaaagaaaaacaaggcag AAATGGACATGGCAGCTGGACACGTACCTCAGGAAGGGTGTGGATTGTCATGGCCCGGGAAAGTGGTCTCGCATTTTACTGGACTATGACTTCGAAGGACGCACAGCAACCATGCTCAAAGACCGATGGAGAGTTTTACTGAAGTCACATGCAGTGAGCTGA
- the LOC122784246 gene encoding somatomedin-B and thrombospondin type-1 domain-containing protein isoform X2 — protein MMGSSVEFACLLLMLSTLGKNLLVSGGCSGKCCRGRDLICFTKDWRMDRVFGTCYCDESCVRTKDCCFDYFTECPAQDCAVSDWSFWSGCAKHCQPSVRVRVRHVEQRPSNSGEPCPSLEQQAGCREYRDHQGNHCGLNSGPAFIASMEFGKGRRRHDSYGNPLDPGFCVEFTLKSRTPHCTVENRPHTHWMRYITEGFKVCVACEPPAMRNNSGNCQGDGQESDKGALLHWQAVGNPQCRGTWKKMQTTQQCDCPPQHSFVFI, from the exons ATGATGGGATCCTCTGTGGAGTTCGCCTGCTTGCTGCTGATGCTTTCTACGCTGGGAAAGAACCTCCTGGTGTCCGGCGGTTGTTCGGGCAAATGCTGTCGGGGCAGAGACTTGATCTGTTTCACCAAAGACTGGAGGATGGACCGCGTGTTTGGGACTTGTTACTGCGACGAAAGCTGCGTCAGGACCAAGGACTGCTGCTTTGACTACTTCACAGAGTGTCCAG CTCaggactgtgctgtgagcgacTGGAGCTTCTGGAGCGGCTGTGCAAAGCATTGCCAGCCCTCGGTGCGAGTCCGTGTCCGTCATGTCGAGCAGAGGCCCAGTAACAGTGGAGAGCCATGTCCCAGCCTGGAGCAACAAGCCGGCTGCAGGGAGTACAGAGATCACCAGGGTAACCACTGTGGACTCAACTcag GTCCTGCATTCATTGCCAGCATGGAGTTTGGCAAAGGAAGGCGCAGACATGACAGCTATGGAAACCCCCTGGACCCTGG GTTCTGTGTGGAATTCACACTGAAATCCAGGACACCCCACTGTACTGTTGAGAACAGGccccacacacactggatgCGCTACATAACCGAGggctttaaagtgtgtgtggcgtgtgaaCCGCCTGCCATGAGAAACAATAGTGGCAACTGCCAAGGAGATGGTCAGGAATCAGACAA AGGAGCTTTGCTCCACTGGCAGGCGGTGGGGAATCCTCAGTGTCGTGGGACGTGGAAGAAGATGCAGACAACCCAGCAGTGCGATTGTCCACCACAACACAGCTTTGTCTTCATCTGa